One Setaria italica strain Yugu1 chromosome II, Setaria_italica_v2.0, whole genome shotgun sequence DNA segment encodes these proteins:
- the LOC101774000 gene encoding isocitrate lyase: MASPFSVPSLIMEEEGRFEAEVAEVESWWGTERFRLTKRPYAARDVVLLRGTLRQSYASGEMAKKLWRTLRAHQAAGTASRTFGALDPVQVTMMAKHLDTIYVSGWQCSSTHTSTNEPGPDLADYPYDTVPNKVEHLFFAQLYHDRKQREARMSLPRAERARAPYVDFLKPIIADGDTGFGGATATVKLCKLFVERGAAGVHLEDQSSVTKKCGHMAGKVLVAVSEHVNRLVAARLQFDVMGVETVLVARSDAVAATLIQTNVDARDHQFILGATNPGLRGRSLAAVLSDGMAAGKTGRELQAIEDEWLAAAQLKTFSDCVRDAIAGLNATEQEKQRKLQEWDAATSYDRCVSNEQARDVAARLGVASVFWDWDLPRTREGFYRFRGSVAAAVVRGRAFAPHADVLWMETSSPNVAECTAFAEGVKAACPEVMLAYNLSPSFNWDASGMTDGEMSAFIPRVARLGYVWQFITLAGFHADALITDTFARDFARRGMLAYVERIQREERINGVETLEHQKWSGANFYDRVLKTVQGGISSTAAMGKGVTEDQFKDSYPASGNGGSSLQVVAKSRI, from the exons ATGGCGTCGCCGTTCTCCGTGCCTTCCCTG ATcatggaggaggaagggaggttCGAGGCGGAGGTAGCGGAGGTGGAGTCGTGGTGGGGCACGGAGCGGTTCCGTCTGACCAagcgcccctacgccgcccgcgacgtcgtcctcctccgcggcaCGCTCCGGCAGAGCTACGCCTCGGGGGAGATGGCCAAGAAGCTGTGGCGCACGCTCAGGGCGCACCAGGCCGCCGGCACCGCGTCCCGCACCTTCGGCGCGCTGGACCCCGTCCAGGTGACCATGATGGCCAAGCACCTCGACACCATCTACGTCTCCGGGTGGCAGTGCTCCTCCACGCACACCTCCACCAACGAGCCCGGCCCGGACCTCGCCGACTACCCCTACGACACCGTGCCCAACAAGGTGGAGCACCTCTTCTTCGCGCAGCTCTACCACGACCGCAAGCAGCGGGAGGCGCGCATGTCGCTGCCCCGCGCCGAGCGGGCGCGCGCTCCCTACGTCGACTTCCTCAAGCCCATCATCGCCGACGGAGACACCGGCttcggcggcgccaccgccaccgtcaaGCTCTGCAAGCTCTTCGTCGAGCGCGGGGCCGCCGGGGTCCACCTCGAGGACCAGTCGTCCGTCACCAAGAAGTGCGGCCACATGGCCGGGAAGGTGCTCGTCGCGGTGTCCGAGCACGTCAaccgcctcgtcgccgcgcgGCTCCAGTTCGACGTCATGGGCGTCGAGACCGTCCTCGTCGCGCgctccgacgccgtcgccgccacgcTCATCCAGACCAACGTCGACGCGCGGGACCACCAGTTCATCCTCGGCGCCACCAACCCGGGCCTCAGGGGACGGAGCCTCGCCGCCGTTCTCTCCGACGGCATGGCGGCCGGCAAGACCGGCCGGGAGCTCCAGGCCATCGAGGACGAGTGGCTGGCCGCGGCGCAGCTCAAGACCTTCTCCGACTGCGTCAGGGACGCCATCGCGGGGCTGAACGCCACCGAACAGGAGAAGCAGCGAAAGCTCCAGGAGTGGGACGCCGCCACCAGCTACGATAGGTGCGTGTCCAACGAGCAGGCGCGCGACGTCGCGGCGCGCCTCGGCGTCGCGTCCGTGTTCTGGGACTGGGACCTTCCCCGGACCAGGGAAGGGTTCTACCGCTTCCGGGGCtccgtggcggcggccgtggtcCGTGGCCGCGCCTTCGCGCCGCACGCCGACGTGCTCTGGATGGAGACGTCGAGCCCCAACGTGGCCGAGTGCACGGCCTTCGCGGAGGGCGTCAAGGCGGCGTGCCCCGAGGTCATGCTGGCATACAACCTCTCGCCGTCCTTCAACTGGGACGCGTCCGGGATGACGGACGGCGAGATGTCGGCGTTCATCCCGCGCGTCGCGCGGCTCGGCTACGTCTGGCAGTTCATCACGCTCGCCGGGTTCCACGCCGACGCGCTCATCACCGACACGTTCGCCCGGGACTTCGCGCGGCGGGGCATGCTGGCCTACGTGGAGAGGAtccagagggaggagaggatcaACGGGGTGGAGACGCTGGAGCACCAGAAGTGGTCGGGCGCCAACTTCTACGACAGGGTGCTCAAGACCGTGCAGGGTGGCAtatcctccaccgccgccatggGCAAAG GAGTTACTGAGGATCAGTTCAAGGACTCGTATCCTGCATCTGGAAATGGTGGTAGTAGCCTTCAAGTTGTTGCCAAATCCAGGATTTGA